Within the Veillonellales bacterium genome, the region TTCTGAATAGTATTATTCGGCAGTTGCATAATAGTATTAAATCGCATATTAAGGGGGATTATGTACAATATGCAAAATGCTATGTTTTGTTATCAGTGTGAGCAGACCGCAGGGGGAAAAGGCTGTGTAAAGATGGGCGTATGCGGTAAAACTCCTGAAGTTGCCGCACTGCAAGATGTTCTCATTCACTCGTTAAAAGGAATTGGCTACTATGGCTGGCAAGTTATAAAAGATGGTGGAAAGATTGACACTCCTACCTATAAGTTCGTTATGGATACTATGTTTTCTACTCTTACAAATGTAAATTTTGATCCAGAACGGTTTGTGCAGTACATACAGCAAGCCAATAAGATTAAGTCTCAACTTAAAGAGCAGCTGGGCGCTATGGCAAAGTCCGCCCCCCGGGAAGCAGAGTATATGGCTCCATCTACCAAGGAAGAAATGTTACGCGATGCTCCGCGGTTCGGCATTATGGCTGACGAAACAATGGATATGGATATCCGGTCATTGCAGCAAACGTTAATTTATGGCTTTAAAGGCATGGCTGCTTATGCCCATCACGCCTTAATACTCGGGAAAAAGGATGAAGAAGTGGGCAATTTTTTCTTCAAGGGGCTGGCCGCTGCATTAGATCAATCGTTGGGTGTCCCCGAATGGCTGGGTCTATGCATGGAGCTAGGCAAGACCAACTTAAAATGTATGGAAATGCTCGATGCTGCCAATACAGTGGCTTATGGCAATCCGGAACCGACAGAAATACTCATATCCAAAAAAGCCGGACCGTTCATCGTCATCTCCGGGCATGACATGAAAGATCTTAAGCAGCTACTAGAACAGACAGAGGGTAAGGGCGTTAACATTTATACCCACGGCGAGATGATCCCCGGGCATGGTTATCCTGAACTGAAAAAGCATAAACATCTCATTGGTAATTTTGGTACTGCATGGCAAAACCAGCAAAAGGAATTTGATAATCTGCCAGGCTGCATTCTCATGACGACGAACTGTCTAATGTCGCCTCGTGCTAGTTATCGTGATCGAATTTTCGCAACGAGCATTGTCGGCTTTGCTGATATGCCGTATATTGAGGAACACAATGGACGCAAGGATTTTACCCCAATTATCAACAAGGCATTGGAGTTGGGTGGATTCAAAGAGGACGAACCTGAACGAAAGATCACTGTCGGGTTTGGGCATCATGCAGTTCTTAGTCATGCGGCTGAGATTGTAGCTGCGGTAAAAGCAGGGGAAATAAAGCACTTCTTCCTCATTGGCGGTTGTGACGGTGCCCGCCCGGGCAGAAGCTATTATACTGACTTTGCTGATAAGACTCCCCATAATACGTTGATGTTAACGTTAGCCTGCGGCAAATACCGGTTTAATTACAAAGATTTTGGCACATTAGCCGGTTTTCCCCGTCTCCTTGATGTAGGGCAGTGTAATGACTCTTTTTCCGCCGTACGCATTGCGGTGGCCTTAGCCGATGCGTTCCAGCGCGGTGTGAATGAGCTGCCGCTTACCCTGGTGTTGTCCTGGTATGAACAGAAAGCTGTCGCGATACTGCTCACACTGCTATTTCTCGATATTCGCAACATCTATATTGGTCCAAGTCTGCCGGCATTTTTCTCGCCTAATGTGCTGCAGGTTCTGGTTGAGAAATTTAAGGTTAAAGTTATCTCAACGCCTGAGAAAGATCTGGAAGCCATTCTTGGAGCGAATGCGTTAAAGGCGCAATAAAATAAATGCAGGAAGAAGGAAAAGGGTATGAAAGGTTTTGTTGACAAGGATACTTGTATAGGTTGTGGATTGTGTCCGGGAATCTGTCCGGAAATTTTTGCAATGGATGACGACGGAAAAGCCAAGGCATTAGCTAGGGAAATTACAGATGATATTATTGTGAATGCAAAAGACGCTGAAATGCAATGTCCCGTCAGTGCAATAAAAGTTGAGTAGATTTGATTCAATAAGCCTGCGGAAATTGGAAGAAAATAACCCGCTCAGAATAGCGCAGCCGGAATATACCGGCTGCGCTATATAAAAATTAACTTTGTGGTTCATCTAATTCTGGCAGCCCGGAATCTTTGGCGGCGGGAGTGCTTTCAGTCGTATTAACCGCTTGATCAGTTTCAATCGCCATGTTATTAATGGCTAATTCGGCATCGGGGATGCTTGAAAACATACCATTTACAAATCGTTTCATAGCATACCTCCCTTCAGCATAAAAATACACCACAATATTTATTCTATGCTGAAGATCTGCAAATATGCCTGGGATTTTTTGATAATACACCATGATCTTAGTTTGTACGGAATTTATGAGGAATATGTGGGTGATTCGTTTGGCTTCAGTTTTTTTGCGCATCGGAAGAATTGATTGGATGGTCAAAGAACTGATTCAAACCGCCGGGCTGCAGTTTGAACAGCCAGTAGCGAAGGAATAGCGCCTCAAACAAAAATAAGGCCGGCATAGTGGGAGGCCTTGTTTAGGGAATGGCTATCGGGGCTGGACTCGAACCAGCAATTGCGGGAATCAAAATCCCGTGCCTTACCAATTTGGCTACCCGATAACTATAATTATATTGTTATCAAATTTATTTGGATTATGCATATATTATGCATATGAAACACAAAAGCAGGCCCACGAATTGGCTTTTAAGTAAATGATTCCCGCTAGGGAACGGAAGCGGTAATCGCAAACATGCGAGAGATTGTTATGCAAAAAGGAGGCCAGAAATAAAAGAACAAGGCCAGCAACGACACTGACCTTATTTGGAGAAAATATTACCTGCGATTTTTTTCGGTTGGCTCCGGATAAATGGCTTTTTTAATATCGGACGGTGTATCTTTTCCAGCTAATTGCGAAATAACATGTGTTTTACGATCAAACTTTTTTGCTTGGTCATTACTTTTTTCCACATGTGTCACCCCCTGATATTAGTTTAGCCAAAAATAAAAAAAACACTCTCAGGGAAAATGATGTTTGATAATGTGAGAAGAATATGAAAAGGCCGGCAGGATTGGCGGTCTATTTTTGTGTAAAATAAAAGCTCCGGTTAGGGGAGCTAAGCTTGGATAGTTATTACCGACTTTTAGCCTTATACTTGTGCCAATATTGGAGAAGTGTAGCTAGTGCTGCTAAACTTAAAGTAATGTCGGCTATTGTGTGTAATGTATCGCCGTAAGGCCAAGGACGAATAAATAACCACAAGATAATGGCGGACCAGAAAAATATATCAGAAAAATGTTTCATATCATCCAGTTTTCTCCTTTCCTTTGGATTATTTAATTATAGCATAATGTTGATTGTAATACGTTATTTAGAATAAATTAGCAATAATAAACATTTTTTTTTATCTCATGGTATAATTACTATGTCGACTAAGACATTTGTATAGGTACAGCTGAAGGTTGAGGGATATAAGTGAATTGGATATATTTACTCATAAGCTTTTTTGGTGGTGTAGGACTTGCTTTTCAGGCTAGTGTAAATGGCGAATTGGGGCAAAAAATCGGCACTTTTGAAACCTCTTTAATTGGGTATACGGTTGGCGCTGTTATGCTGCTATGTATTACGCTGCTTTTTGGGCATGGAAATATTTTAATGGCTGCAAATGTGACAAAATGGAAATTGTTTGTCGGTGTATTAGGTGC harbors:
- a CDS encoding DMT family transporter, coding for MNWIYLLISFFGGVGLAFQASVNGELGQKIGTFETSLIGYTVGAVMLLCITLLFGHGNILMAANVTKWKLFVGVLGAMYMFIMVLSVPKIGAASAIIAGIMGQLVLGMISDHFGLFGSPVIHFSGYRMAGIVLMFVATLLFYKR
- the hcp gene encoding hydroxylamine reductase is translated as MQNAMFCYQCEQTAGGKGCVKMGVCGKTPEVAALQDVLIHSLKGIGYYGWQVIKDGGKIDTPTYKFVMDTMFSTLTNVNFDPERFVQYIQQANKIKSQLKEQLGAMAKSAPREAEYMAPSTKEEMLRDAPRFGIMADETMDMDIRSLQQTLIYGFKGMAAYAHHALILGKKDEEVGNFFFKGLAAALDQSLGVPEWLGLCMELGKTNLKCMEMLDAANTVAYGNPEPTEILISKKAGPFIVISGHDMKDLKQLLEQTEGKGVNIYTHGEMIPGHGYPELKKHKHLIGNFGTAWQNQQKEFDNLPGCILMTTNCLMSPRASYRDRIFATSIVGFADMPYIEEHNGRKDFTPIINKALELGGFKEDEPERKITVGFGHHAVLSHAAEIVAAVKAGEIKHFFLIGGCDGARPGRSYYTDFADKTPHNTLMLTLACGKYRFNYKDFGTLAGFPRLLDVGQCNDSFSAVRIAVALADAFQRGVNELPLTLVLSWYEQKAVAILLTLLFLDIRNIYIGPSLPAFFSPNVLQVLVEKFKVKVISTPEKDLEAILGANALKAQ
- a CDS encoding ferredoxin — translated: MKGFVDKDTCIGCGLCPGICPEIFAMDDDGKAKALAREITDDIIVNAKDAEMQCPVSAIKVE